Genomic DNA from Gilliamella sp. ESL0441:
TGTTCATGTATGATATATTGTGCTTCTTTGGCTGCAATTGAACGTTGTTCTAAATTGTTTTCAACTGTTTTATGTAAATCGTCAATGGTATAAAGATTAACATTGCCGAGATTTTTAATTTCCTGTTCGATATCACGTGGCACGGCCAGATCAATAAATAGCATCGGACGATTATTCCTAGCGTGTAAACTCTGCTCAACCATATCTTTTCCTATAACGGGTAAAGGACTTGCTGTTGAGCTAATTACAATATCAACATCTTTCAGCCGATTAGCTATATCTGGTAATGATATGATTTCTGCATCAATCATTGTTGCAAGTTTTAAAGCTTTTTCTCGGGTACGATTAGCAACGATAACGTGTTTAAAACGATGCTGTTTTAAATAACGAGCAATCAGTTCAATTGTTTCACCTGCTCCAACAAGCATAATATTTAATTGTTGAGTGTCCGCAAACAAATTTCGCGCAGCAAGACACGCTGCATAAGCGATTGAAACTGTGTTAACACCAATATTGGTTTCACTTCGCACTAACTTACCAACATGGAAAATAGTTTGAAACAGCTTTTCTAAATTCAAAGATAAACAATGATTTTTTTGCGCGATACTGTATGCTTGCTTGACCTGTCCTAATATTTGGGCTTCACCCAATATCATTGAGTCTATTCCACATGCAACAGACATCAAATGTTCGACAGCTTGTCGCCCTTGGTACCAATATAATATGTGGTGATAATCTTCTATATTAAAATCATGAAAGTGACCAAGCCAATTAATCACAATTTGTTTTAATTTGAGAAAATCTATTTCATTTTCATAACTCAGATAGATTTCAGTTCGATTACAAGTAGACAAAATAACACAACCTTCAACCAAGGGATGTTGAAAAAGGCTATATAGCGCTTTTTCGATAACTTCATTAGGAAAGGCTAATTTTTCTCTTATGGCTATTGGCGCTGTTTTATGATTAACACCTAATATTGTGATTGACATTGCTTGATTTCTTTAACAAAACTTATAATGCTTAATCGGTTATTAAGCGTTTGAATAGACCTATTATACATAAAAAAATAGTTTACGTTAATTCGTGGTTAGTTTTTCTATTATGTCAATTATCAGTTATAATAACCTCAACCTTACGCATATAAACAACTAAGAGTCATAATATGTTTAAATTAAAATACACTCTGATTATATTGCCTTTATTATTATCTGCTTGTCATATCAATAAAAATATAGATAATGCAACCGCTGAAGAACAATGGCAAATTCATCAGCAAGATCTCAAACAAGTCGTTGCTTTTCAAGTTAATGGTAGTATTGCTCATTTTAGTGATAAATCAAGAAATTACGCTCGATTTTTAATCTTACAACAATCTGAAGAAATGTATGAAATTAAAATTACTACCCCTTTAGGTGGGAACATTGTAAGTTTGAAGGCCAATTCAGACTATGCTGAACTGATAGATAGAGACGGTAGACATTATACTGACCGTGATGTTGAAAGTTTAATGAGAAAAATTTCAAACATCAATATTCCTCTTAATTCATTACACAATTGGTTAAAAGGCTTTTCTGATGATACATCTAATATTAAATTAGATAATTCGGGAAGATTAGCTTCTACAGAATTTATGCAAAACGCAAATAAATGGAATTTAACAATTCCAAATTATATGACTCGAAAGTTTAAAAGTAGACAAATTGATCTTCCGGCCACCATCGAACTAAAACATAATGATGAGAAAATTCGCTTAAAAATTGATAATTGGATTTTACGGTAATAAGGATTTTTCATGTATCAATGGCTTTCACCCGCTAAATTAAATTTATTTTTATATATTACTGGGCGTCGTCCTGATAATTATCATAATTTGCAAACACTATTTCAATTTATCGATATGAGTGACAGATTATCTTTCAATCTTCGTGAAGATGATAAGATTAATCTAGTCACTCAATTTAGTGATATCCCTTCAGATAAAAATTTAATTACTCTCGCTGCCCAACGACTAAAATCTTATACTGGTCGACATGAGTTAGGGATTGATATTGCGATTGATAAAATCATTCCTATGGGTGGTGGGCTGGGTGGCGCATCATCGAATGCCGCAACGACGTTAGTTGCACTTAATCAATTATGGAATCTTAATTTATCACGCCAAACATTGATTGAGATTGGTCGTAATATCGGTGCCGATGTACCAATTTTTATCTATGGTCACACAGCATTAGCACAAGGAATTGGCGATCAGTTGCAATCGGTTGAATTTCCGGAATATTGGTATTTGGTCACCTACCCTAATACTGCAATCTCAACAGTCAAGGTGTTTAACGATCCTGATCTTAAGCGAGATACACCTGTTCGAAGCGTTAATGAATTGCTATCCTTAGATCAATTTAGTAACGATTGTGAAGTGGTGGTGCGCAAGCGTTATCCAAAAGTAAACGCAATCATCACTCATCTTTCGCAATTTGCTCCAACACGATTAACTGGCACGGGCGCTTGTGTTTTTACGCAATGTCAATCAAAGGCAGAAGCCGAAAAGCTACAAGATACGTTGATAGACTTTGATGTAAAAAGTTTTGTGACTAAATCGTTAAACAATTCTCCGCTTTATAGCAATTAAATCAAAATTTTCATTCACGGTTATTAACCCTTAACGAAATGGTTAAGGGATTTAATATTATTGTTCTGAATCATTTAATCCACAGAATCACTAGGAATCACATACAAGCGTCGATTATAATATTCAACACAGTACAAACCTTGATAAGTTTTATACCCCTGCCGAGATAATCTCGATTTTAACCATGCTTCACTTTTACCCAAATCCTCTAAAACATCATTTCTTGGTTTTTCATTTTCTAAGACGATAGCAGAAATATCTTTATCCCCTTTTTTAACGACCGTTAATTGTCCATTAGGCTCCAAAATCGCTTTTTCAACAGAATTGATATTAAAGACATTTTTCATCCGCAATAGTACGGCAAAGCTTGATATATCCAGATTTACTGATGTGAAAGCATCCAACTTTATTTTGCCTTTATCCATTAATACGATCGGATTACCAACAATAAAGGCTTTGGCATTTTGGCTATTTTTTTTCAGATAATTCGAGGTGTACATTATTGCCGTCCACATGAGTAATACAATTAAAAAATCATAAACGGTTAATTTAGGGTTATAGATAATACCGCCTGCAATACCACCCAAAATCATGTTACCAATAAAATCGATACTCGACATTTGAGACAATGATGTTTTTCCGGTAATTTTTAAAAACAAAATAATGCAAATAAAGACAACCAATAATTTTAAGGCAATGACTAAAAAATCATAGTAATTCATTTTAGTATTACTCCAATAATTTATTGAACGATATGCATAAAATAGTAATCTTTAAAAGGACTGGAATCGTATTAAATATTTAAAGTTAGAAAAGAGAGTATTAATTATTTAACGTTAGAAATGAATCATAAAGTATAGTTAAGGCATTGTATCACAAACTTTTCAGATAAAACTGCGCTTTTTACTATTACATTATCAATTTAACAGTTTAATGTTTTATTGCGATGATAACGCAACGCAGGGAATAAAGTTTTCACCATATAGGTTTAAATCGATGACAATATTCCGCTCATTGTTTTATAACAATTATGGATGAAATACACCATCACGAATATAACTTTAGTAATCAATAATATTAACGCATGATTTAAACAATCTTATTTTGACTAGCAATTTAAATAATCACATTTTTTTATCTATTTGATTGATGATTTAATAAAAACGATTTGAACTATGTAAAGCTTGCCAGAAAAAAGCAAATTCATCTTTTCATTCAGATAATGTTTTATAAATCGAACAGGTATAACTTTACTAACTATTACCGTTTATGAGACAATCTATGTTGTATTATCCTATTTTTAACCAAGTAATAGCATTGTTTATAATTTTTTACGATTATCAATTGAAGTTATTTTCTAACTTAATATAGGAAAAATAAAAATGAGACAAAATCAAACTGATCTGGCTGCTCTATTTTTACGTATTGCTTTAGGTGTGATGTTTTTGGTTCATGGTTTCACTAAGTTACTTGTCTTTACACCCTCTGGTACAGCACAATATTTTGAATCACTTGGATTTCCCGATTTTGTTGGTTATATCGCCATTGTCTTTGAAATTGGTGGCGGTGCATTACTGTTAGTTGGTATATTAACTCGTGTCATTGCTATTTTAGCCATTATTGAATTACTCATTATCACCGTTATCCATTTTAATAATGGATGGACATTCAGCAATACCGGTGGTGGTTGGGAATACCCTGCTTTTATGGTCATTACCGCTTTCAGTCTTGCACTATTGGGCAATGGTCGTTATAGCGTTTTAGGTCAAAAATATTCTGAACTTATTGAATAGTAGTTTGAATAAATCGTTTTTATTGATGCAATAATTGATAAGGAAGATATCATAAACATAAACGATATCTTCCTGAAATATACTCAATAAAATAAACTTATTTCGTTGGCAGTATTAAATAATAGAAAGTTTTTCCAGCGCCTTTGACATTCAATCCAATCATTCTGTTTTTTTCAAAATTTAATCTATCTTTTTTTGTATGAACTCATGACAATTGATAACTTTTGCAAATCCTGCCAATGCTGACATAAAGCTATAATGGACTTTTTTAGCAGGGATGATTTCATCATTAAATTCAAGATCACGGGTTGTACATGCATCATGAATTAATATCGGTTGATAACCAAGTTCATTGGCACATCGTGTAGTTGAATCCACACACATATAGCTCATCATGCCACAAATGACCAGTTGTTTGACTGAGTATTGTTGTAATTTTTGGTGTAAATCAGTAGTTGAAAAAATTATCACCCCATAATCACGCTGAAAAATATACTCTATAAATTTCGAAAAATTAAGATGATATCGCTTTGTGATAGAAACAATTTATACGTTGTTGAAACAGAATTTAAATTTACAAAAATTTAATAAAAAAACAAAAAAACAGTTGCGAGCAGACTTTTTATGTTATATTTTGTTCAGAAATTAGATTAATAAATCAACTTAATGGTTTTTATTTTATGAATTGTTTTTGCGCTTTTATTACTAAACATCATCATCACCATCATTCCTGAATAGTCTTCGGGCGATTGGTGCTGGAAGACATTTGGTCTTCCGGTGATATCGCGAAAGCAAATAGAAAACCCTCGGAAGATCAAACTTCCGAGGGTTTTTTGTTTGTGGTTTATAAATTTTTTGGATAAGTTGGAGAATAATATGTTGGATAATTCGCGTTTACGCATTGCGATGCAAAAATCTGGTCGTTTAAGTGATGAATCAAAAAAATTGCTGGCACAGTGTGGCATTAAAATTAATCTTCAAGAACAACGCTTAATCGCATTTGCTGAAAATATGCCAATCGATATTTTACGTGTTCGTGACGACGATATTCCCGGTCTGGTTATCGACGGTGTGGTCGATATTGGTATCGTGGGTGAAAATGTTTTAGAAGAAGAAGTACTTGATAGACAAGCGGAAGGGCAAAATCCTCAGTACAAGAAATTACGTCGTTTAGATTTTGGCGGTTGTCGGTTATCCATTGCTGCCCCTCGCGATTTCGATTATACCGGCCCTGAATGTTTAAATAATCTGCGTATTGCCACCACATATCCTCACCTACTTCGTCGTTACCTTGCTGAATACAATGTGACATTTAAAACTTGTTTGTTAAACGGATCGGTGGAAGTTGCCCCTCGAGCAGGATTGGCTGATGTTATTTGTGATTTAGTTTCAAGTGGCGCCACCCTTGAGGCGAATGGTTTACAAGAAATCGAAATTATCTATCAATCCAAAGCATGTTTAATTCAACGACAAGGCGAAATGCCACCAATTAAGCAAGCGCTGATTGATAAAGTCATGACACGTATTCAAGGGGTAATACAAGCTCGCGAATCAAAATATATTATGTTACATGCCCCAACACAGGTATTAGATCAAGTGGTTGCCTTGTTACCGGGTGCTGAAAATCCAACAATATTACCGCTAACTGGCGAACAAAATCGAGTCGCGTTACATATGGTTAGTAGTGAATCGCTATTTTGGGAAACCATGGAAAAACTAAAAGCATTAGGTGCAAGCTCAATTCTTGTATTACCAATTGAAAAGATGATGGAGTAAAGTATGAAACTCTCTTATTGGCAACAATGTTCAGAACAAGAACAAACCGCTTTATTGACTCGTCCAGCTATGACTGCATCAGACTCAATTAGTCAATCTGTTGCAGATATTTTAGATCAAGTTAAGCAATATGGTGACGAAGCGTTAAAAGCCTTAAGTAACAAGTTTGATAAAGTTCAAATTAATCAGATTAAATTAAGCAACAGTGAAATTAAAATGGCAATCGATCGGGTTAATCCTGATTTAAAACAAGCTATGCAATTAGCTGTTGGCAATATTAAAAAATTTCATCAAGCGCAGGTTAAACAGACAGTAACTGTTGAAACAATGCCCGGCATTACATGTCAACTTGTAACCCGACCAATCAATTCAGTTGGACTCTATATTCCAGGGGGATCTGCGCCGTTGTTATCTACCGTATTGATGCTTGCCATACCCGCTAATATTGCAGGTTGTCGCAAAGTGATACTTTGTTCACCCCCACCAATAGCGGATGAGATCTTATATGCCGCTGAGCTGTGTGGCGTTACCGAAATTTATCAACTAGGTGGTGCCCAAGCTATTGCTGCCATGGCATTTGGTACAGAGTCTGTGCCTAAAGTAGACAAAATTTTTGGCCCCGGTAATGCTTATGTAACAGAAGCAAAACGTCAGGTAAGCCAACGCCTTGATGGTGCTGCAATTGATATGCCTGCGGGGCCATCCGAAGTGCTCGTTATTGCAGATAGTTCAGCTAATCCTGCATTTATTGCTGCTGATTTGTTATCACAAGCTGAACACGGCCCCGATTCACAAGTTGTACTCCTTACTCCCGATGAAAAAATGGCTCAAGCAGTATCATTAGAAGTCGATAAGCAGCTTGCACAATTATCACGGCAAGCTATTGCCGAGAAAGCGTTACAAGCAAGTCGACTTATTGTCACTCAAGATTTAGAACAATGCGTTGCAATCAGTAATCGTTATGGGCCAGAACATTTAATCATTCAAACCCAAAATGCCGATGAACTTGTCGATCAGATAACCAGTGCTGGCTCTATTTTTCTTGGTGACTGGTCGCCTGAATCAGCTGGCGATTATGCGTCGGGTACTAACCATGTATTACCGACTTATGGTTACACTGCTACCTACTCCAGTTTAGGATTAGCTGACTTTCAAAAACGGATGACAGTTCAAAAGTTAACACCTGAAGGGTTAAAAGCCATTGGTAACGCAGTAGAACTAATGGCGCAAGCAGAACAACTCACAGCACACAAACAAGCTGTTACATTGCGTTTAGCTGTATTAAATCAAACGAATCAAAGGTAGGTATAGCAAATGGATATTAATCAATTAGTGAGAAAAAATATACAAAAATTGACACCCTACCAATCCGCTAGACGTATTGGCGGTCAAGGTGATGTTTGGCTTAATGCAAATGAATACCCTGTTGCGCCACATTTTGAGTTAACACAGCAAACATTAAATCGTTATCCGGAACCGCAACCACAGCAAGTGATTAGGGGCTATGCACAATATGCCGGTGTACAACCCGATCAATTACTTGTCAGTCGAGGAGCAGATGAAGCGATTGAACTTTTGATGCGAGCATTTTGCGAGCCTGAACAAGATAGTATTTTATATTGTCCGCCGACATATGGTATGTACCAAGTTAGTGCTGAAACATTGGGTATAAAAACTAAGATCGTTCCGACAACAAAAGATTGGCAACTCGATCTTAACGGTATTGAACAAAATCTTGAGAATGTTAAGTTAATTTATGTCTGTTCACCGAATAACCCAACTGGTAATTTGATCAACGCTGAAGATATTAAATCCCTGCTTAATATGGCCCAAGACCGTGCTTTAGTTGTTATTGATGAAGCTTATATTGAATTTTCACCACAATCATCGGTAGTCAGTTGGCTAACTAATTATCCACACTTAGTGATTTTACGAACTTTATCTAAAGCATTTGCATTAGCAGGGTTACGCTGTGGATTTACGATTGCGAACAAACCCGTCATTGATACTCTTCAAAAAGTCATTGCCCCTTATCCATTAGCCACACCTGTAGCAGATATTGCCGCACAAGCACTGAGTAAAGACGGTATCAATACGATGAAGTTAAATGTTCAATATCTTAATGACCAAAAACAAAAATTTGCCGATCAACTCACCCAATTATCCCTGGTTGAAAAAGTTTACCCAAGCTGGTCTAACTATTTGTGTGTTAAATTTCAAGATGATAAAGATGTCTTTAATAACCTTTGGAATCAAGGAATTATTTTACGAGATCAAAGTAAATCAATGGGTCAAAAAAACATTATACGCATTTCCATTGGTACTCAAATTGAATGTGATGCGGTTATAACAGCACTTAAAACGATAGAATAGGAGTCATCATGTTACAAAAATATTTATTTATCGATCGGGATGGTACCTTAATTACTGAACCGCCTATTGATTTCCAAGTTGATCGTTTTGAAAAACTTGCTTTTGAGCCTAATGTCATACCGGCGTTACTCAAACTACAAGCCGCAGGCTTTAAATTGGTCATGGTGACCAATCAAGATGGACTAGGAACCAGTCGCTACCCACAAGCTGATTTTGATGGTCCACATAATCTAATGATGCAAATCTTTCAATCACAAGGTGTGAACTTTGAAGAAGTACTTATCTGTCCGCATTTTCCTGAAGATAATTGCCAATGTCGAAAACCCAAAATTCAATTAGTGCTACCTTATTTGTCTAGCGGTAAATTAGATAAAACCAATAGTTATGTTATAGGTGACAGGGTCACAGATATACAACTCGCTGAAAATATGGGAATTAATGGACTCCATTATCACCCAACACATTTAAATTGGAACGAGATTGCGCAACGATTAACCACAGCCGATCGTTATGCAAAAGTTGAACGACACACCAAAGAAACCAACATACTGGTTGAAGTTTGGTTAGACCGACAAGGTGGAAGCCAAATCAATACCGGCATCGGTTTTTTTGATCATATGCTTGACCAAATTGCGACCCATGGAGGAATTAAGCTTAATATCCAAGTGAAAGGTGATTTGCATGTTGATGATCATCATACTATTGAAGATACAGGACTTGCTCTAGGCGAAGCATTGAAAATTGCCCTTGGCGATAAACGAGGTATTGCTCGCTATGCGTCGGTAATTCCTATGGATGAATGTTTAGCGAAATGTTCAATGGATATATCTGGTCGTCCTTATTTGAAATTCAATGCGCAATTTTCTCATCAAAAGGTGGGCGATATGAGTACGCAAATGGTTGAACACTTTTTTTACTCCATAAGTTATGCCATGGGTATTACCCTACATATCGAAACCGAAGGCGATAACGATCATCATAAAGTGGAAAGTCTATTTAAAGCTTTTGCCCGAACGTTAAAACAAGCGATCAAAATCGAAAGTGACAGATTACCCAGTTCAAAAGGAGTGTTGTAATGAACATTGTGATTTTAGATACGGGTTGCGCTAATCTTTCTTCGGTTAAATATGCGATTGAAAGATTAGGATACCAACCTATTATCAGTCTGGAACCTGATATCGTGCTTAACTCTGATAAGCTTTTGTTACCGGGTGTTGGTTCAGCTTCAGCTGCAATGCAGAAATTAAAAGAACGCAACTTAGTCGAGCTTATTAAAGTGTGCACCCAACCTGTTTTAGGCATTTGCCTTGGCATGCAATTATTGGCTCAGTACAGTAATGAAGGTCATGTTGATACATTGGGAATAATAAACGAAAAAGTGATTAAAATCCCCGATTGTGGACTACCACTGCCTCATATGGGGTGGAATAAAGTCTACCCAAAAGCCGGACATCATCTATTTCGAGATATTCCAGATGGTGCTTATTTTTACTTTGTTCATGGATACGCGATGCCATTATGCTCAGCAACTATTGCAGAAACCAATTACGGCGAAAACTTTACCGCTGCCGTGCAAAAAGACAACTTTTACGGTGTTCAATTTCATCCCGAGCGTTCTGGCTTAGCCGGTGCAAAATTGCTCAAAAACTTTCTGGAGATGTAGTCATGAGTGCCTATCCTACTATCATACCTGCACTGGATTTAATCGATGGCACTGTTGTTCGATTACATCAAGGTGATTATGATCTCAAACGTGATTATGGCAATAACCCACTACTGAGATTACAAGACTATCAAAACCAAGGAGCCAAGCTGTTACATCTTGTTGATTTAACCGGCGCAAAAGATCCCAATGCTCGACAAATATCCTTAATTAAAACCTTAATTGCGGGTGTACAAGTTCCCGTTCAAGTTGGTGGAGGTATTCGTACAGAAGAGGATATCAAAGCCCTACTTGCCGCAGGTGCCACTCGAGTAGTCATCGGTTCAACAGCCATTAAACAACCTCAACTTGTTAAGCAATGGTTTAACACTTATGGTGCAGATGCATTAGTGTTAGCGCTCGATGTACGAATTGATGAGCAAGGTAACAAATATGTCGCTATTCATGGTTGGCAAGAGAATTCGAATCAAACACTTGAGCAGGTGATTGACGATTATCTACCTTATGGTTTGAAACATGTGCTTTGTACCGATATATCTAAAGATGGGACACTTAGTGGTTCCAATGTGAAACTCTATCAAGAAATAAGTCAACAATTTCCACAAATCGCGTTTCAAGCATCGGGGGGAATCGGACAATTAACAGACGTACAAGCACTACAAGAAAGTGGTGTTGCCGGTGTAATTGTCGGTCGTGCATTGCTTGAAGGTAAATTTACAGTTCAGGAGGCAATTTCATGCTGGCAAAAAGGATAATCCCTTGTTTAGATGTTCGTGACGGTCAAGTGGTCAAAGGGGTACAGTTTCGCAATCATGAGATCATCGGCGATATTGTACCTCTAGCCAAAAGATATGCTGAAGAAGGTGCTGACGAGCTGGTTTTTTATGACATAACAGCATCTTCTGACGGGCGTGTGGTCGATAAAAGTTGGGTTGCCAAAGTTGCAGAAGTGATTGATATTCCTTTTTGTGTGGCTGGCGGTATTAAAACCGTCGAAGATGCCGGGCAAATATTAACCTTTGGTGCGGATAAAATATCGATTAACTCCCCTGCTTTAGCTAACCCTGATTTAATTACGGAGTTAGCCAATTGTTATGGTGTGCAGTGTATTGTAGTTGGGATTGATACTTGGTACGACCAAGAAACTGACAACTACCATGTCTATCAATTTACGGGCGATGAAAAACGTACCGTTGCAACCAAATGGAATACCCTAGATTGGGTTAAGGAAGTGCAGAAACGAGGCGCCGGTGAAATCGTACTCAATATGATGAATCAAGATGGCGTTCGTCATGGGTATGATCTTAAACAACTAAAAACGATACGCAAAGTTTGCCATGTTCCATTAATTGCTTCAGGTGGTGCAGGCACAATGACGCACTTTTTAGATGCTTTTCAAGATGCTGGTGTGGATGGTGCTTTGGCTGCGTCAGTATTTCATAAACAAATTATTAATATTGCAGAACTTAAACAGTATTTAGCTAACCACGGAGTAGAGATTCGATTATGTTAGTTTCCAATTCAGACAACCAATTAGACGCGAGTCAGCTTGATTGGCAAAAAGTGAATAACTTAATGCCTGTTATTATTCAACACTATGTTTCAGGTGATGTGTTAATGCTTGGCTACATGACGCCAGAAGCCCTTAAACAAACCCAAACTAGTGGAAAAGTAACCTTCTATTCACGAACTAAAAAACGGCTATGGACGAAAGGCGAAACCTCAGGACATTTTTTAAATGTAAAAAGCATTTCAACCGATTGTGATAACGATACCCTACTGATTTTAGTGGATCCAATTGGCGCTACGTGTCATACCGGTAGCAACAGTTGCTTTGCTAAGGCAAAAACGGTATGGGGGTTTTTATATCAATTAGAACAGTTGCTTGCTGCACGTAAAAATGCCGATCCTCAGTCATCATATACCGCAAAACTTTATC
This window encodes:
- the hisA gene encoding 1-(5-phosphoribosyl)-5-[(5-phosphoribosylamino)methylideneamino]imidazole-4-carboxamide isomerase; the encoded protein is MSAYPTIIPALDLIDGTVVRLHQGDYDLKRDYGNNPLLRLQDYQNQGAKLLHLVDLTGAKDPNARQISLIKTLIAGVQVPVQVGGGIRTEEDIKALLAAGATRVVIGSTAIKQPQLVKQWFNTYGADALVLALDVRIDEQGNKYVAIHGWQENSNQTLEQVIDDYLPYGLKHVLCTDISKDGTLSGSNVKLYQEISQQFPQIAFQASGGIGQLTDVQALQESGVAGVIVGRALLEGKFTVQEAISCWQKG
- the hisIE gene encoding bifunctional phosphoribosyl-AMP cyclohydrolase/phosphoribosyl-ATP diphosphatase HisIE, with amino-acid sequence MLVSNSDNQLDASQLDWQKVNNLMPVIIQHYVSGDVLMLGYMTPEALKQTQTSGKVTFYSRTKKRLWTKGETSGHFLNVKSISTDCDNDTLLILVDPIGATCHTGSNSCFAKAKTVWGFLYQLEQLLAARKNADPQSSYTAKLYHDGTKRIAQKVGEEGVETALAATVHDREELKNESADLIYHLLVLLQDQNLSLQDVIGILKARHK
- the hisF gene encoding imidazole glycerol phosphate synthase subunit HisF; this translates as MLAKRIIPCLDVRDGQVVKGVQFRNHEIIGDIVPLAKRYAEEGADELVFYDITASSDGRVVDKSWVAKVAEVIDIPFCVAGGIKTVEDAGQILTFGADKISINSPALANPDLITELANCYGVQCIVVGIDTWYDQETDNYHVYQFTGDEKRTVATKWNTLDWVKEVQKRGAGEIVLNMMNQDGVRHGYDLKQLKTIRKVCHVPLIASGGAGTMTHFLDAFQDAGVDGALAASVFHKQIINIAELKQYLANHGVEIRLC